A window of Streptosporangiales bacterium genomic DNA:
TACGGCAGGCTCGTCGCCGCCGGCGTCGCACCACCGCGGGCGCACCCGCGGCCGTACGTCGACGCGCTCGTGGCGGCGGCGGAGGCGGTGTCGCAGGGCGTCGGCCCCACCCCGGCGGCGAGCGCCGAGGAGACCGAGTGCATCCTGCGCTGGCTGGAGAAACCGGGCACGAGGATCGTGGACGTGGACGGCACCTGGGCACTCCCCGCGCACGGTGCGGGCCGCGTCCTCGCGGCGCTCGACGCCGCGGCACAGGGCGCCACGCAGTACGATCTCGGCGAACGCAGCCCGCTGCACACGGTGCACCAACCGCCAGGGACACTAGGAGTCCTCGCCCGCTGAAGAGGAGGCCGTGTGATCACCGCCATCGTGCTCGTCCGTGCTGACGTCGCCGGCATCCCCGAGGTCGCCGAGCGCATCGCCGAGCTGCCCGACGTCAGCGAGGTCTACTCGGTGACGGGCGAGTTCGACCTCGTCGCGATGGTCCGGGTGCGCGAGCACCAGGACCTCGCCGAGGCCATCCCCGGCCGGCTGAACAAGGTGGACGGCGTCACGCACACCGAGACGCACGTGGCGTTCCGCACGTACTCCAGGCACGACCTGGACGCCGCCTTCGCCCTGGGTTTCGACGCGACCTCCTGACTACCGCCGCGGCGGTAGTCAGGAGGCGGCTGCCGCGCGGGTCGCCGCCGCCCAGCGGTCCAGTAGGTCCGACGCGGCGCCGGAGTCGATGGCCTCAGCCGCGGCCGCGACGCCGGACCGCAGCCGCTCCACCAGCGACGCCTCGCTCGGCGTGGCCACGGCAAGTGCAGCCGCGGCGTTGAGCAGCACGGTGTCGCGCACCGGCCCGCCCTTGCCGCTGAAGATGTCGCGCGCCACGCCGGCGTTGTACGCGGGGTCGCCGCCGGTGAGGTCGCTCACCTGCGACCTGGCGAAGCCGAGGTCGGCCGGGTCGAACGTGGTCTTCGCCACCTCGCCGCCGTGCACCACGTAGACGGTGGAGGTCGTCGTGGTGGTGAGCTCGTCCAGGCCGTCGTCGCCGCGGAAGACCAGCGCCTCGCAGCCGCGGTCGGCGAACACGCCGGCGACGATCGGCGCCATCCGGGCGTCGGAGACGCCGGCGGCGTTCGCCCGCACGTCCGCCGGGTTGGTGATCGGGCCGAGGAAGTTGAAGACCGTGGGAGTGCCGAGCTCGCGACGGGGAACGGCGGCGTGCCTGAACCCCGGGTGGTACAGCGGCGCGAAGCAGAACGCGATGCCGAGCTCCGCGGCGATCCGTGCGTTCTCCTCGGGTGGCGGGTCGATGACCACGCCGAGCTGCTCCAACAGGTCGGCCGCGCCGCAGGCGGACGACGCCGCCCGGTTGCCGTGCTTCACCACCGGCGCGCCGGCGGCGGCCGCCACCACGGCACCCATGGTGGAGAGGTTCACGGTGTTACGTCGGTCACCGCCGGTGCCGACCAGGTCCACCAGCGGGCCGGCAACCTCGAGCTTGGTCGCGTGGTCGAGCATGGCGGCCGCGAACCCGGCGAGCTCGTCGACGGTCTCGCCCTTCGCCCGCAACGCCACCACGAGACCGGCGATCTGCACCGCGGTGGCTTCGCCGGTCATCGTCTGGTCCATCGCCCAGCGGGTGTCCTCGGCGCTCAGCGACTCCCCCGCGATGAGCTGACCGATGAGGTTCGCCCACTGCCGTGGCGCGGGTTGCGTCGCCATGATCAGCCCGGGCTCGTGATCGCGTCGCCGGTGGTGGTCAGCTCCTGCCGGCCGCGCAGCAGCTTGGCCGCCGCGGCCGCCAGGCTCACCGGCTCGAGCGGGTACATCACCACGCCGTCGGCCTGGGACCACTTCGCCAGCCACGCGTCCTGCGCCCGCGCGATCAGCGCGAGCACCGGCGGGCAGCGGAAGACCTCGTT
This region includes:
- a CDS encoding Lrp/AsnC family transcriptional regulator — protein: MITAIVLVRADVAGIPEVAERIAELPDVSEVYSVTGEFDLVAMVRVREHQDLAEAIPGRLNKVDGVTHTETHVAFRTYSRHDLDAAFALGFDATS
- the trpD gene encoding anthranilate phosphoribosyltransferase: MATQPAPRQWANLIGQLIAGESLSAEDTRWAMDQTMTGEATAVQIAGLVVALRAKGETVDELAGFAAAMLDHATKLEVAGPLVDLVGTGGDRRNTVNLSTMGAVVAAAAGAPVVKHGNRAASSACGAADLLEQLGVVIDPPPEENARIAAELGIAFCFAPLYHPGFRHAAVPRRELGTPTVFNFLGPITNPADVRANAAGVSDARMAPIVAGVFADRGCEALVFRGDDGLDELTTTTTSTVYVVHGGEVAKTTFDPADLGFARSQVSDLTGGDPAYNAGVARDIFSGKGGPVRDTVLLNAAAALAVATPSEASLVERLRSGVAAAAEAIDSGAASDLLDRWAAATRAAAAS